Within Burkholderia cepacia GG4, the genomic segment CGAGCGTCGCGCTGTCGAGCACGTCGAGCTCGTCGGCGGACTTGTCGAAGTAGGTGCGCGCGGCCATCTCGACACCGTACGCGTTGTACAGGAACGGCACCGTGTTCAGGTAAGTCTCGAGGATCTGGTCCTTGCTGTAGATGGCCTCGATCTTCAGCGCGGTGATCGCCTCCTTCACCTTGCGCGTGAGCGTCGGCGCGCGGCCGATCTCGTCCGGATACAGGTTGCGCGCGAGCTGCTGCGTGATCGTCGAGCCGCCCTGGCGGTCGCCCGAGAACGTGTGAAGCGCGGCCGACGCCGTGCGCTTCCAGTCGAGGCCATGATGCTCGTAGAAGCGATGGTCCTCGGTCGCGATCAGCGCGTCGACCATGTGCGGCGAAATCTGCTTGAGCGGCACCCACTCGCGGTTCGACGGCTTGAATTCCGCCAGCAGCTTGCCGTCGGCGGACAGCACCTGCGCGGGCTGGTCGACGCGCGCCTTGCGGATGTCGCCGATGCCTGGCGTGAACGGAATCAGCACGACCACGTACAGCGCGAACAGCGCCGGCACGGCGGCGGCCGCGAGCAGCACGCTGCGGCGCGTCGGATGGCGGAGATGGTGCCAGGCGCTGGCCAGGACACGCTTGACGGGCACGGCGGCAGCGGCCGCGACGGGTTGGGCGCGCGCGACCCATTTGGCACAGAGGTCACGCACTGACGACACGTTTCGGCGATTCACGCGGGTGGGGGATCTGCTGGAAAGGCTGCATCGTACCAAAACTCGCGCGGCACACCGACTGCTGGCTGTCCGGTGCACGCACGAACGACGTCCGGCCGCGCTCGCCTACGCGCAAAAAAAGCGCGCGCCCCGCAACGGGAGCGCGCGCCAAGCCTGGTACAACGGGGGAGCCGTGCGCCGACGGTCAGCGCACGAGAAAGCCGTAGGTCAGCGGATCGCGCTCGTCGACGATCCAGTTCGCGAATCCGCAGATGTGCGCGCTGCCCTCCACTTCCGGGATCACGGCCGGGATGTCGCCGACCGTCGTTTCGCGCAGCACGCGCCCCTTGAACACCGTGCCGACGATCGATTCGTTGACGAGCGTGTCGCCGGCCGCGAGCAGCCCGCGCTGGTAGAGCTGCGCGACGCGGCCGCCGGTGCCGGAGCCGGTCGGCGAGCGATCGACCTCGCGATCCGCGAACACGCAGCAGTTCGCCTGCGTCGAGCCCGGATGGCGCGGCGCGTTCGCGATGATCGTGCCGTAGATATGGTTGATTTCCGGAATCTCCGGATGCACGACCGGATACTTCACGTTCGCGGCGGCCTTCACTTCCGCGCCGAAGCGGATCAGCTTTTCCACCGCCGATTCGCGCACCGGCAGGTCGAACGGCGCGCCGTCGACGTAGAAGTAGAACGCGCCGCCGTACGCGATGTCGCCGGTCACGGTGCCGAACGACGGCGTGTCGACCGACACGTCGCGCTGCCAGATGAACGACGGCACGTTGACGAAGCGCACCGGCCCCGCGTGCTCGCCGTCCCATTTCACGAATGCTTCGATGAAGCCGCACGGCGCGTCGATGCCGACCCGCGTTTCCGGCACCGTGCGCTGCACCCAGCCGAGTTCGACCGCCGCGGTCGACAGCGCGATCACGCCATGCCCGCAATGGTCGCTGTAGCCTTCGTTGTGCACGAAGATCACGCCGAAATCGGCGTTCGGTGACACCGGTTCGGTCAGGTAGCCGCCGTACATGTCGGCGTGGCCGCGCGGTTCGAACATCAGCGCGCGGCGGATCTCGTCGGCATTCTCCTTGAGCCACGCGCGGCGCTGGACGATCGTGTCGCCCGGCAGGCGCGGGAGCCCGCTCGTGACGATGCGGAACGCTTCGCCGCCGGTATGGACTTCGACGGTGGAAAGGGATCGGGAAATTTTCATGGGAACTCTGAAGCGTGAAGACGAGGGACGGCGGTGCGGCCGCCGTCCGGTGACGGTTACTTCGCGTACGGCTCGGGCAGGCCGTTGCGGATCACGTAGACGGTCGTCGGCGCGCCCTTCAGGTCGCCGCGCTCGTCGAACGAGTAGGTGCCGGCGACGCCCGCATAGTTCGACTTCGCCAGCTGCGCGATCAGCTTCGCCTTGTCGGTGGTCGTGCCGGCCTTGACCATCGCGTCGGCGAGCAGTTTCATGCCGTCGTAGTAGTTGACGCCGTAGACCTGCGGATCCGTGTGATAGCTGTCGTGATACTTCTTCAGGAATTCCCGGCCGGCCGGCGTCTTCTCGAGCGCGACGCCGCCCTGCGCGCAGTAGACGATCGAAGCCGCTTCGCCCGCGACCTTGCCCATGTCGGCCGAGCAGATGCCGTCGCCGCCGAGCAGCTTCGCGCGCAACCCGCGCTGCTTCATCTGCTTCGCCATCGGCGCGCCCTGCGCCGCATAGCCGCCAAGGAAGATCACGTCGGGATTGCTGGCCTTGATCTTGGTAAGAATGCCGAGGAAATCGGTGGCCGACGAGCTCGTGTATTCCTGGTCGACGATCTTGATCCCGTTCGCCTTCGCGACGTTCATGAACTGCTCGGCGACGCCCTGCCCGTATGCGGTGCGATCGTCGATGACCGCGGCGGTTTTCGCGTTCAGTGTCTTGGCGGCGAAGGTCGCCATCGTGCCGCCGAGCTGTTCGTCGCTCGCGCCGATCCGGAAGATATTCTTGAAGCCCTGCCGCGTGAGCGCCGGATTCGACGCGACCGGCAGCATCGGCACGCCGGCGGTGGAATACACGCGCGAGGCGGGAATCGCGACGCCCGAGTTGTACGGCCCGAGCACCGCGACGATACCCTTGTCGACCAGGTTCTGTGCGACCTGCACGCCCGCCTTCGGATCGGCCTGGTCGTCATCGGACACCAGCTTGAACGTGACGGTCTTGCCGGCGACCTTCACACCCGCCTTGTTGAGCTCGTCAACAGCGAGCCGCGCACCGTTTTCGTTGTCCTTGCCGTTGGCGGCCTGCGGGCCGGTCAGCGGCGCCGAATGGCCGATCATCACGACTTCCTGCGCGTGCGCGGAAGTCAGCGCGCCGGCGGCAACGGCCACCGAGAGCGCGGTAACGAAGTGTCGCATGGTGTCTCCTGATTGGTTTAGTGTGAAACCAATGTAGGACACACGTGGTCGCTATGCAAGCGATTTCAAAATAATCCTAGGAATTTTGGTCAATTTCAAGACCAGAATGATCTGATGGCTGTGCCTTACTTCGGCGCGATGTCGCGCCGCACGCGGAGAATGTGCTGCTCCACATAGAACGCGGCCGCATCGGCGTCGCCGGACACGATCGCCTCGTAGATCAGACGGTGCTCCGACACGTAGAGCCGGATCCGGCCCGCGTCGTAGATCCCGTCGTCCTTCAGCCGCTTCCACAGCGGCTGGTCCATCGTCCTCGCGACTTCGTCCGCGATCTTCACGATCAGCGCATCGCCGGTCATCAGCGCGAGTTGCCGGTGGAACAACCGGTCGCTCTCGTTCCAAAGCGCGCGCTGATGCGGATCGTCGACATCGGTGACCGTTTCCATCTGCGCGAGATAGCCTTCGGCGACGGGGTCGGCGCGGCCGTGCGCGGCCGCGAGGCGCGCGATCGCGGGCTCGAGAATGAGCCGCACGTCGAGCGTCGACGTCGGGCTGAAGTCGGCGTCGGACGCACTCTGGGTGTCGCCGCGCTGCGCGAGCACGTCGAGCGGCGCCGGCACGACGTAGGTGCCCGAATTGCGCTTCGTGAACACGAGGCCTTCGTTCTGCAACGCGCCGAGCGCCTCGCGCACGGCCGGTCGGCCGACCTGGAACAGCGCCGCGAGTTCGCGTTCCGACGGCAGCCGCGAATCGGCCGCATAGCGCCCCGCGCGGATCTCGTCGCGGATCTTCTCGGCGACCTGCTCGTAGATCTGCAGCGGCCGGAAACCGGCTTCGAGTGATTCGGGACGCGCGGTCATCATCTGGGGCTCCTGCCCGGTCAAGGACGTGGAAGTGGAATGGGTTCGCACTATACCGGAGCGGCCCGGCACCGACCGGCACGGCGACCCATCTGGACGGATATTAGAACCAAAAACGGCCGTCTGCTGACTTTTCCCGGTTGCAGAGGCGGCATAAATTGGTATAAATTCGATCCAGACGGGCTGTCCATGCTGTACCTTGCAGCCTCCGTGGCGAGCGCGGCATGCGCTCGCCGTCCACGCCCAGCGACGCAACCGACGAACACGATGACCGCCCTTTCCCGGATTCCCGCTTTCGATGCGACCGAAACGGCCGCGCTGCTCGACTACCCGGCGCTGCTCGCCACGCTCAGGCGCACCGTCGCCGAATACGCGGCGGGCGAGATCGTCAGCCCTGAACGGCTGGTCGTGCCGCTGCAGGCGGGCGGCGTGATGCTGTCGATGCCGTCGAGCGCGCGCGACCTGGCGAGCCACAAGCTCGTGAACGTGTGCCCCGGCAACGGCGCACTCGGTCTGCCGACGATCCTCGGCCAGGTGAGCGCGTACGACGCAACGACGGGCGAGATGCGCTTCGTGCTCGACGGCCCGACGGTCACGGGCCGCCGCACGGCGGCCATCACCGCGCTCGGCATCCAGGCACTGCACGGCGCCGCGCCGCGCGACATCCTGCTGATCGGCACCGGCAAGCAGGCGGCCAATCACGCGGAAGCGCTCGCGGCGATCTTTCCGGACGCGCGCCTGCATGTGCGCGGCACGAGCGCCGACGGTGCGGCCGCGTTCTGCGCCGCGCACCGTGCGCAGGCGCCGCGGCTCGCGCCGCTCGACGGCGACGCGATTCCCGATGCGATCGATGTCGTCGTCACGCTGACCACGAGCCGCACGCCCGTCTATCGCGAAGCGGCGCGCGAAGGCCGCCTGGTGGTCGGGGTCGGCGCGTTCACCGCGGACGCCGCCGAGATCGACGCCGACACCGTGCGCCATAGCCGGCTCGTCGTCGACGATCTGGCTGGCGCGCGCCACGAGGCCGGCGACCTGATCGTCGCTCAGGTCGACTGGCAGCGCGTCGCGTCGCTCGCCGACGTGCTGCGCGGCGCATTCGAGCGCAGCGGGCCGCTGCTGTTCAAGAGCGTCGGCTGCGCCGCGTGGGATCTGGCCGCGTGCCGCACGGCGCGCGACGCGCTGGACGCGCGCCGGGCTGGCTGATTCGGCGGCGGCGACGGCCGGCGCGGGCATCCGCCGGCTGCGCGCCGCGCGTCCGGCACCCCCGCCCGGGGCGCCTCCACTTCCCCGTACGCGTTGTAGGAAACACCCTACAACGCGGCGAAGCGGCCTACACGAACTTCCAATTCGGCCGATTTCATTTTTGGCGGCACAACACGATACTGCCGGCATGAATGCCAGCCTGTCCTCCGCCGCCGCGCTCAGGGTGTTTCTCGTCGATCACGCCATTGCCGTCCGGCAACGGATCGCGCTGCTCGTCGGCGCGATCCGCGGCGTCGTGGTCGTCGGCGAGGCGGAAGACGGCCAGGACGCATTGGCGCACATCCGCAGCAGCCACGCGGATGTCGTGATCGTCGACCTGCGGCTCGCGGACGGCAGCGGTCTCGACCTGATCGGGATGCTGTCGAAGGCCGCGCCGCGCATCGTCACGATCGTGCTGACGAACCATTCGGCGCCGGCATTCAGAGAGGCATGCGCGACGGCCGGAGCCGACTATTTCTTCGACAAGACCGCCGAATTCGACGCCGCGTGCCGCGTCATCGAATCCCTGGTGCACGCTCGCGCGCAGCACCCCTGACCGAGCCGGAGTGACTCATGTCTACTGCCACCGCCTGCGCCGCCGACCCGGCCGTCGCGCCTAGGCCCACGATGCCGCTTCGTGCGGTCGCGCGCACCGACGCCGCGAAGCAACCTGCCGCGCGCTGCTCGGTCTGCTCGATGCGCTCGATGTGCCTGCCGCCGCACCTGACGCCGGCCGAGTACGGCCGGCTCGACGCGATCATCTGCTCGACCCGCCAGGTTCGGCAGGGCGACGCGCTGTTCCGCACCGATGATCCGTTCCACAGCATCTACGCGGTGCGCGCGGGCTCGTTCAAGACGGTGATGATGCATCGCGACGGCCGCGAGCACGTGACGGGGTTCCAGATCGCCGGCGAAACGCTCGGGATGGACGGTATCGGCGGCGGCCAGCACTGCTGCGACGCGATCGCGCTCGAGGACAGCGTCGTCTGCATCATCCCGTTCGGCGCGCTCGAGGCGGCGTGCCGCGAAATGAAGTCGATGCAGCATTTTCTCTACCAGATGCTGAGCAGCGAGATCGTCCGGGAATCGAGCCAGATGCTGTTGCTCGGCACCATGTCGGCCGAGCAGCGTGTCGCGCATTTCCTGCTGAACCTGTCGTCGCGCTTCGAGGCGCGCGGCTATTCGGCATCGGAATTCAACCTGCGGATGACGCGCGAGGAAATCGGCTGCTATCTCGGGATGAAGCTCGAGACCGTCAGCCGGATGTTCTCGCGGTTCCATCGGGAATCGCTGGTCGAAACGCGCGGCAAGCGCGTACGGATCATCGACGCACCGGCGCTCGCGCGGGTCTGACGCGCGGCACGGCATGCGTCAGCGCGCGGCATCGCCCGCCGCGACCGCACGCATCGCGAGCACGGCAGGCTTGCCCGCCTGCGACACGGACAGCGCCTGTTCCGCCAGCGCGAACGCGCGGTGCAGCATCTCGTTCACGTCGTCGCCGGTGAAGCACGGCAGCGCTGCCGGCGCGTGCCCGTGCATGACCAGCTCCAGCCGCACGTCGTAGGTCCGGCCGCCGTCGACGGTCGTGCGCGACTCGATCGCCAGATGGCAATCGTCGAGCCGTGCGCGGAATCGTTCGAGCCGCACCAGCTGCGCGCCCGCTTCCGCTTCGAGTGCGGCGGACCCCGCGAATCCGACGCAGACGATCTGCATGCCCACGCCCATGTCGTTCCTCCTGACGGGGTTGCCCGCTCGTCGACCGCGCTGCCTGTCCCCTGATTCCCTGATCCGCCCGTACCGCCATCCGGCGGCACGCGTGTCGCGCGCCGCGACCGCTGCGGGCATTGCATTCGCGCATCCGCCGGCGCGAGGCCGTTCACACGCTGAATATCTGCGACGCCTTCATTTCGATCCACGTCATCCCGGCCCGCAGCCCTTCGATCGCCGCCTCGTGCTCGGTCGGGTACGCATGACTGTGCTCGAACGTGTGGTGGAAGCGCGCCGGCCCGGTGCCGTGCTCGACCGACACGCGGCAGCGGAACTCGCCCGATTCGCATGCCCGCGTCTCGACCTCGACCGACCAGTCGCGCTCATGAATAGTGCCCTGCAGTGTCATGCGCCCCTCCTGGGGTGTCAGTCGTCGAGCCGGAAATGCCCGCTGTGCAACAACACCGGCCGGCCGCCGATTTCGTCGAGCATCCGTCGTGCCATCGCCTCGATCGCCGACCGGTGCGCTTCGAACGCGCCCAGCAGGTCACGTTCGAGCAGCGACGGCGCGCCGAAATGGTCTTCCAGCGCTTCGGCCGTGATCGCGCACTGCACGCAGCGGCCGTCGACCAGCGCCGAAAACGCAACGACGAGATCGCGTGCGCAATATTCGGGCGGTTCCGGTGGAAAGGCAATCTGCATCTGTCCGCCTGTCATCGTGGAGACGCTCCCATGACATGAGCATAGTGGCATGCACCGCCGCGCGCTTGACCCACGTCAAGCGGTTCGCTGCATTGCACGATGCGACGCCGCGATCGCACCGCGGGCGGGTGTTCAGCCCGCGTCCGCGGCGATCGCCGCGCCGCGCTCCGCCAGCAACTCGCGCAGCACGCTGCGATGGCAGCGGTGCTCGTCCTCGCAATAGCAGCCGATCGAAAACGCGGTCGTCGCCGACAGCGCCGCCAGCAGGTCCAGCACTTTCGACGCGTCGCCGTGCGCCATCTCCGCGCGGAAGTGGCGCGTGAACGCACGCCATTGCGCGTCGGTCTCGACGGCCAGCGCCTGCGCGACGAGCTCGGGGCTCGGCGACAGCGTCGGCAGCCACACATCATAGTAGTTGCGCGATGCGAACTCCGCTTTCGGTACCCCGCGCGGCGGCCGCCGCACCGTGCCGATCCTCAGGCCCTCGCCGGCAGCACGCGGCGTGCCGAGCCGTACGATTCGAATAGCCATGCCACTCCTTCGTCGTGGGTTCGATCCCCCATCGTACCGCTGCGCCGACGCCGCGCAAGAAAAAACCGGCTGCCCCCCACCAGGGAGACAGCCGGTTCCGGCGATGCGATCGGGCGCCCGGGGCGGGCCGCTCAGACGCCGCTCTTCAGCACCTTGCCGATCGCATCCGCGACGATGCCGACGTTCGAATCATTCAGGCCCGCGACGCACATCCGGCCCGAACGCAGGACGTACACGCCGTGCACTTCACGCAGCGCTTCGACCTGCGATTCGGTCAGGCCCGTGTACGTGAACATCCCGCGCTGCTTCACGTAGCGCGTCAGTGCTTCGCCGCTGACGTGGTCGCGCAGGCCGTCATGGATCGACTGGCGCATCCGCGCGATGCGGCGGCACATCGCGGCGAGCTCTTCTTCCCACTGCTTGCGCAGCTCGGGCGTGTTGAGCACGGTTGCCACGACCTTCGCGCCGTAGGTTTGCGGGTTGCTGTAGTTCGAACGCACCGCGCCGGCCAGCTGGCCGAGCACGCGGTCGGCCGCGGCCGCATCCTCGCAGACGACGCTCAGGCCGCCGACGCGCTCGCCGTACAGCGAGAAGTTCTTCGAGAACGAGTTCGCGACGAGCGCCGGCACGCCGCGGCGGGCCAGTTCGCGCACCGCGAACGCGTCCGCGTCGAGGCCGGCGCCGAAGCCCTGGTACGCCATGTCGACGAACGGCAGCAGCCCGCGCGCCTCGATCACGTCGATCAGCTTCTCCCACTGGCCTTGGTCGAGATCGACGCCCGTCGGGTTATGGCAGCACGCGTGCAGCAGCACGATGCTGCGTGCCGGCAGCGCGTCGATCGCCGCGAGCATCGCGTCGAACTTCAGGCCGCCCGTCGCTTCGTCGTAGTACGGGTAGGTGTTCACCGTGAAGCCGGCACGCTCGAAGATGAAGCGGTGGTTTTCCCAGCTCGGATCGCTGAGCCACACCTGCGCGTCCGGGAAGTAGCGCTTCAGGAAATCGGCGCCCACCTTCAGCGCGCCCGAGCCGCCGAGCGTCTGCACGGTCGCGATGCGGCCGGCCGCACGCGCCGGGTGATCGGCGCCGAACACGAGCGCCTGCACGGCGTCGCGATACGCGGCGAGACCGACCATCGGCAGGTAGGGCTTCGGGCCGAGGTCCCGCTGCAGCGCGGTTTCGGCTTCGCGCACGGCACCCATCACGGGAATCCGGCCTTCGGCGTCGAAATAGATGCCGATGCTCAGGTTGACCTTCTGATCGCGCGGGTCTTTCTGGAAGTTCTCGTTGAGCGTCAGGATCGGGTCGCCCGGGTACGCGTCAATGTGTTCGAACATGGCTATGTCGGTCTCGTTTGGAAGAATGATCGGTTCTGGCCTGGGTCAGCGCACGGACGCGCCGTCGCGCACCGCGTAGCCTGCATTCTTCTGACGGAAGCGATACCCGATCGCGAGCACCGCGAGCCATACGGGGATCAGGTACACCGACAGGCGGAGATCCGGCGTCAGGTACATCACGACGAGAATGCCGGCCATGAACGCCAGGCACAGGTAATTCGTGAAAGGATAGCCCAGACTGCGGAAGGAAGTCTGCTCCCCGGCGATGCGCTTGGCCTGGCGGAACTTCAGGTGGATCAGGGTGATCATCGCCCAGTTGATGATCAGCGCCGACACGACGAGGCCCATCAGCACCTCGAACGCCTTGCCCGGCATGAAGTAGTTGACCAGCACGCACAGGCCGGTCGCGAGCGCCGACGCGCCGAGCGCGGCGAGCGGAATGCCGCGCTTGTTCACCGAGCACAGCACCTTCGGCGCGTTGCCCTGCTTCGCGAGGCCGAACAGCATCCGGCTGTTGCTGTACACGCCGCTGTTGTAGACCGACAGCGCCGCCGTCAGCACGACCACGTTCAGCACGTTCGCGACCAGGTTGCTGCTGAGCGCGTGGAAGATCAGCACGAACGGGCTGCCGCCGGTGACGACCTTTTCCCACGGATACAGCGACAGCAGCACGGCGAGCGCGCCGATGTAGAAAATCAGGATCCGGTAGATCACCTGGTTGGTCGCGCGCGGAATGCTGTGTTTCGGATCATCGGCCTCGGCCGCGGTGATGCCGATCAGCTCCAGCCCGCCGAACGAGAACATGATCGCCGCCATCGACATCACGAGCCCCGACACGCCGTTCGGGAAGAAGCCGCCGTGCTGCCACAGGTTCGCGACGCTCGCTTCCGGCCCCGCATGGCCGCTCGCGAGCAGCCAGCCGCCGAAGCCGATCATCCCGACGATCGCGGCGACCTTGATGATCGAGAACCAGAATTCCGTCTCGCCGTACGACTTCACGCTCGCCAGGTTGAGGAGGTTGATCGCGACGAAGAACACCAGCGCCGACACCCAGGTCGGCACGCCCGGCCACCAGTACTGCACGTAGATCCCGACGGCCGACAGCTCGGCCATGCTCACGAGGATGTACAGCACCCAGTAGTTCCAGCCGGACAGGAAGCCGGTGAAGTGGCCGACGTACTTGTCGGCGAAATAGCTGAACGAGCCGGCGACGGGCTCGTCGACGACCATCTCGCCGAGCTGGCGCATGATGAAGAACGCGACGACGCCGGCCACCGCGTAGCCGAGCAGCACGGACGGGCCGGCCATCTTGATCGTCTGCGCGATGCCGAGGAACAGCCCCGTGCCGAGCGCGCCGCCGAGGGCGATCAGCTGGATGTGCCGGTTCTTCAGCCCCCGCTTCAGGCCGTCCTTCTCGTTTCCAGAAACCATGTCTTCTCCACTCTGTCCGCCTCCGCCGGAAGCGGTGCGGCGCGCCTCGGTGTGCCGGGCGCTGTTTTGCTGTGCCGGCGACCGTTCGTGGAGCCACCGGGTTGGGGACTGCAATCTTCGCGTGGCGACGCCCGATTCCTGTCGGCAGGCCCGCCAGACCGGCCGCCGACTGCCGCCGCGCCGCATTGCTGCGGGCGCACACGAAAATCCGGCGTCAGTTTAGCGTCGGGACAGCGAAATCGGGTTGCGTAACCCGCTCATGCAAACCCTACATTATGAGATAAGATTGCATCCAGGAGACAGATGAGGAAACAAAAATGCCTGAACCGGTTCTCGATCGCATCGATCGCCACTTGCTGTCGGTGCTGCAGGAGAACGGCCGCGCGTCGAACCTCGACCTGGCGAAGGCCGTCGGCCTGTCGCCTGCGCAGACGCTGCGGCGCCACCGCCGGCTGGAAGAGATCGGCGCGATCCGCCGTTACGAAACCCGTCTGTGCCCCGATACGCTCGGGTTCGGCGTCACCGCGTTCGTGCACGTGACGATGGAGCGCGGGCATATCCGCGACCTGTCGAAGTTCCAGAAACTGGTGTCGGATCTCGCGCAGATCCAGGAATGTTTTTCCGTGACCGGCGACATCGACTACGTGCTGAAGGTCGTCGCGCACGACCTGAAGGGACTGTCCAGGTTCCTGCTCGAAACGCTGATGCGCATTCCCGGCGTGAGCGGCGTGCATTCGAGCGTGTGCCTCGACGAGATCAAGTGCACGAGTGCGATGCCGGTGGAAAGCTGACGCGCTACCGCGCGCCCTGCCGGGCAGCGCGTTCGGCAGCCGGATTCAGTGCACCGCTTCGAACGCGCTGATCAGCAACGCCCCGCAAGCAATCATCAGGCATCCGCCGGCGCGACGCGGCGTCAGCCGCTCGCCGAGATACCCGCGCGCGATCAACGCCGCGAACACCACGCTCGTTTCGCGCAGCGCCGACACCGGGCCCATCGGCGCGCGATCCATCGCCCAGATCACGATCCCGTACGCAAGCGCCGCGAACACGCCGCCGCACGCGGCCTTCGCGGTTGCGCCGACATCCTGCGTCACCCTCAGCGGCCCCGCGCGCAGCCGGTAGTACGCGGCCATCAGCAGAGCGGTCAGCACGAACATCCATGCGGTATAGCCTATCGTGCTGCCGCTTTCCCGCACGCCAATCCCGTCGACCACGCTGTACGCGGCAATCGACACGCCGGTCGCGAACGCGGTCGGCAACACCTGCGTCATCCGGTGTCGCGCGCCGCGCCCGCGCTCCAGCCCGATCGCCATGATGCCGGCGCAGATCAGCACGAGCCCGCATTGTGCGCCCGTGCTCAGGCGCTCGCCTGCGAACGCCGCCGCGCCCAGCGTGACCAGCAGCGGCGCGGTGCCGCGCGCAACCGGATAGGCGACGGTCAGGTCGCCGTGCTCGTATGCCCGCACCAGCAGCAGCGTATAGACCACGTGGATCAGCGCCGACGCGACGACGCACGCCCAGCTCGCGGGCGCGATCGGCGCGGCAGCCGGCAGGAACAGCAGCGCGAACAGCCCGATCGCGATCTGCAGCACCGTGGCCGAGCGCAGCCGGTCGCCGCTGCTGCGCACGAGCGCGTTCCATGACGCATGCAGGAAGGCGGCACACAGAACGGCAAACAGAACGGGGATCGGCACGCTGAATACTCGCTGACGGCCGGCAACGCGAAATCGTCGCCGCGGGCCATACATCGTATGAATGCGTCACCCGGTTGTCAAAAACGGGCGGCGATGCGAGCTCACCCGCGACCGGCCCCGCCGCGCGCTGTCGGCCGCCCCGCGTGGCATTCGCGGCCGTGACCGGATGCGCCGCCGAATGCGTCGCAAAAGTTGCATGCGCGCCGCCCCTTTCCGCTTTCTTTCGCCGTGCGCCGCGCCGTAATGAAATCGATACCGCAGCGCAACCGTCGCGAAACCGCTCCGCCCCCAGATCTTCATGCCGGGCTGTTTCAATGCCGGTGCTTTCTCGAGCTCCGTGCCGAACCGACACGACGACGGGGCCGACTTCCACCATCGAAAACCTACCTGGAGTTTCCCGATGTTTCGTCAAGCCTTGCTCGTCACCGCCTGCGCCGGCGCGGCGCTTGCGCTGTTCGCCTGCGGCGGCAGCGACGATCCCACGTCGACGCCCGCCGTGTCGTCGCAGGATGCGCTGCAGACCGCCACGCCGATCAAGC encodes:
- a CDS encoding amino acid permease; this translates as MVSGNEKDGLKRGLKNRHIQLIALGGALGTGLFLGIAQTIKMAGPSVLLGYAVAGVVAFFIMRQLGEMVVDEPVAGSFSYFADKYVGHFTGFLSGWNYWVLYILVSMAELSAVGIYVQYWWPGVPTWVSALVFFVAINLLNLASVKSYGETEFWFSIIKVAAIVGMIGFGGWLLASGHAGPEASVANLWQHGGFFPNGVSGLVMSMAAIMFSFGGLELIGITAAEADDPKHSIPRATNQVIYRILIFYIGALAVLLSLYPWEKVVTGGSPFVLIFHALSSNLVANVLNVVVLTAALSVYNSGVYSNSRMLFGLAKQGNAPKVLCSVNKRGIPLAALGASALATGLCVLVNYFMPGKAFEVLMGLVVSALIINWAMITLIHLKFRQAKRIAGEQTSFRSLGYPFTNYLCLAFMAGILVVMYLTPDLRLSVYLIPVWLAVLAIGYRFRQKNAGYAVRDGASVR
- a CDS encoding Lrp/AsnC family transcriptional regulator, translating into MPEPVLDRIDRHLLSVLQENGRASNLDLAKAVGLSPAQTLRRHRRLEEIGAIRRYETRLCPDTLGFGVTAFVHVTMERGHIRDLSKFQKLVSDLAQIQECFSVTGDIDYVLKVVAHDLKGLSRFLLETLMRIPGVSGVHSSVCLDEIKCTSAMPVES
- a CDS encoding EamA family transporter; this translates as MYGPRRRFRVAGRQRVFSVPIPVLFAVLCAAFLHASWNALVRSSGDRLRSATVLQIAIGLFALLFLPAAAPIAPASWACVVASALIHVVYTLLLVRAYEHGDLTVAYPVARGTAPLLVTLGAAAFAGERLSTGAQCGLVLICAGIMAIGLERGRGARHRMTQVLPTAFATGVSIAAYSVVDGIGVRESGSTIGYTAWMFVLTALLMAAYYRLRAGPLRVTQDVGATAKAACGGVFAALAYGIVIWAMDRAPMGPVSALRETSVVFAALIARGYLGERLTPRRAGGCLMIACGALLISAFEAVH